TAAAGCAATTCAAGATAAATTAAACGAATATGCTAAAAATGGCTGGCGTTTGGTATCTACAGATACTACCGAATTCGGCATGGCTATGTATATTTATCTGTATTTTGAAAAATAAATATCCTCGGGACAAGACCGTTAGGCA
Above is a window of Maribacter aquivivus DNA encoding:
- a CDS encoding DUF4177 domain-containing protein yields the protein MKEYKVETLIFYSKLTFDRNHLAKSSNKAIQDKLNEYAKNGWRLVSTDTTEFGMAMYIYLYFEK